The genomic DNA TCGGCCAGAAGCTGCGCGTCAAGGTGAACGGCACGCGGGTGGCGCTGCCCTATGCGGGCCGTGCCGGCGACCAGAACGTGACCATCGGGCGGCTGGCCGAGGGTGGTGGCGTCCTGCTGCGCTCCGAGCTGGGACTGGCCATCGAGTGGGATGGCAGCGGCTTCCTGCAGGTCTCGGTGCCCGCTCACTTCAAGCATCGGATGTGCGGCCTGTGTGGCAACTTCAACGGCAGCGGGCGCGACGATCTCACGGGACGCGACGGGCGGCAGCACGGCGACGACGAGGTCTGGCACTTTGCCAACTCCTGGAAGGTGGGCGGCCCCAAGTCCTGCTCCCGCCCCCGCGAGAACATCGCCGCCCTGCCCACGTGCAACAAGCGGCGGTCGAGCTTCTACTGCCAGCCGCTGCGCGTCTCGGAAGTATTCGGACACTGTGATAGTAGGCTTAATCCCATCAACTACATCGACTCCTGCCGCATGGACGTCTGCGAGTGCCCCTCGggcagctgccactgcgacAGTTTCGCGGCCTACGCCCACGAGTGCCGCCGCCTCGGCGTCCAGCTGCCCGACTGGCGCACGGCCACCAACTGTCCCGCTGGCTTCAGGCGGAATGCCACTCTCGCGAACTTCCTGGACAACGAGTACTACGGGGACAGCTTGAGGCGGTTTCCCGGTCCAAACTCCTTCAAGGGACGGCGacgcaagcagcagcagcagcagcagcaccttcaGCATCTCcagcagaggagcaggcagggccagcatcagcatcgtcaGCACCAAAAGCAGAATCAGCTGCTGGACAACGAGTTCATCAAGAAGCATGTCCCcagcagcctgctgctgcagcagcgtgcGCCGGATCGCACGCCGCCGCCACtccactgagagagagagagagccgctGCCCTTCTGCTCTGCCATAAGttactacacacacacacacacacgcacacgtacACTCTGTCTCGCACAGATTGACTCTCCCACACGCGAAGACAACTTTTCGTGGCATACTTTTAGTGgcgcgagagggagagcgagagagagcgagagagtgggggAACTTTTAGTTGAATTCGCTCCcatgacagacagacagacagacacgacAGACACAGGCAGCAGTATTACGCTGAAGCATTGCGTACAGTCCTCTGGAAACAGGCAGACACATGCATATATCCTGatagatatatatgtactatatacaGAGATATATAATGTATATGTGCGTGTGGATGCAATGCACTATCCATCAACGAAACTCATCCTCCAACTGTCGCCATTTCGCATAGAGCctaagttttatttattttagctttAGTAAAGGAATTTTCTTGATTAGATCAAACATGGatgtattttatattgttgtgtgtgtgcccgattttgtatttgtatttgtattcctgtatgtgtgtgtgtgcactaaGTTACGCTAACTGACTAACGGAAACTCTTACTCCTAGTTTTGTACTCTCCTAGCACGGCCCCTAGCCCCCTAGCTGGCCACGTGTACTTAGCGTTAGCACCGAAAGAAACCTAGCTAAAGTTTGCTTAAAATTTAAGCCCTAAGCCTAAGTTCCCCCACCCCCAAAACAGCACCTGGAACACCTACTACTACAATACTTACTACATACGTGTGAGAATAGCACAAAACAGTATTTTTGCTTAGTTAGAATCCATATCCAGTCTGGATCCTGCTCTCCAACCTCACTCTAACCCCGCTCAAAGACGCAGAACAATCCAGTTTCCTGTTCCGCTTAACCTTAACCCCCGTTTACTTTTTACCCCCAAAACTgtgttaatatttataaaccccacatacatatacatatgtatatgaaacTACTTCTACTACTCCAACTACTCGTATTTATGCACTTACTCTTAATGGTAACTCGTAAACTTAAACGTAGCCCCGATGGAATACCGAAGGATgctctttgccattttccaattATAGTTACAGATTTATCGAGTTGAATGAACCTTAATGTAATTTACCTAACTAtaaagatacaagatacaagatactTCTTGGAATATACTTAGTAGTGATGGCTGGATCTGTACATTTGCCAGACAAGATAAATATCCTAAGAGAGGAGGAAAGAACGAACGGACAACCCaatgcaacaattgcaaatggataaatgaaattcaaatataCGAAAAACAAATCTAATGGGAACTGTGTTTATATTTGTGGATGGTGGATCGGGGTCTTGGCTTTGGGGATCTCTGGCAAAAGTGCTGTTTATTCGAGTGCGGCATCGGTTTCGCAGGCACGAACTTCACAGCTCAGATCCAACTGAACTTCCCTCCATTCGGACTCAACACAGAATGGGAGACGCTGCGTCTGGGGAGTCACGGAAGGAAGTGAAGTGAGGCGAGCACAATCAGTCCAAGGCAGTTGGCAagggagccagcagccagcatccaTCGCGAGGGGCAGAAACAGAGTCCCCAATcagagctggctggctggctggctggctggcatcgaATTACGGGGCACTGGtaatggcaatggccatggcactggcactggcaatgcCAATTTATGCATGTTTGCTTAGCAATAATTGTCAGAGTTGTCTAGGGTTGGGTGACCACCAATTGCAGTCCCGGGAGACGGGAGGCGGGAGCGGTACACACAAGTTTGTCTGTAATTTGAACATGCCACAAGCGGCGGCTTGTTGATTTCTTGGAAAGAAAGAGccacatcgccatcgccacacacactcaaagaGCTCGTAAATTCAACGATCCGATCGAAGGCGATTTAGAAGGAAAACACAATCTGGCGGCCAcaggccactggccactggccacagGCCACTTGGCCATTTCTCACTGCCCATTGCTCATTGAGGAAAGCCACAGGCAGTGgtagaggcagtggcagagccacgCAGCAGGCACGTGCAGGGAATAAGCAACAAGTCGATCATCAGGTTGATTCTCCccccatcccattcccattcccataccaATTCCCATTCCAATTGCAACCTGATTGATGCCCGTCGCTGCTCGTTGTTCAGCAGAAACGATCTCGATCTGGTATTGggtcttggctcttggctcttggctctggtctcgactcgactctgaTGACATCTGCCTGATGTAATGCCTTTGAATGCTTCCGCGTGTCGCTCGCCTGGAGACGCCGGCCGACGCGTGCTCTGTCCTTATCAGGCGCTAACCTGTCCATATCGGTGCAAATGCCATATCCATTCCACTGGGGGATCTGGGCAGCCAGCCATCGACTGGCACTGGTGTGGCGCCACGGCGTGAGCCAAATTTGGCCATTGGTGAAATGTTTGTCGGACAATTGCCGTTTACAGCATTCCCCATGGGGCGGCATTAGACCAGACATTAGACGGGCCACTGCGGCTCCTCTCACTCGCTCATATTTCACAGACAGTTCGCAGCCCCTTAACCACTTAAAATCCCCAATTTATCAATCCGTGGTCCAGCAACTCATAAAGATGTCCAGCCAGCTGTCCAGATAAGCCGCCGGCAAGGACAAGTCCGCGACCATCGACGTCCTCGGCCATGCATCATCTGCCAGTCGCCGACGGATGCAAAGGGAATGCCAAGGAATGGCATGGGATCGTTCCTAAGTGTGCATAAGCGAGTGGAATCACATGAATCATCACTCAGAGTGCGCGTGGGAGCAGCCATTGTCATCGTCTTGGCCATTAGCGCATACAGACATATGCCACTGGCACTCCCACGTACGAGCAAGCCGCTCCAAGGGCTGCACTTTCCCAATGCCGCCTCAAGGAGGATGCGAAAGGGAGGGTGGAGTTCCGAGTGTGTCCTGCCCACGCATGGCCCCCAATTGGGGATGTTGACAGAGCTCTGGACAAATGTGGCATTATTTATGCCATTGATCCGCCGGAACCCCTAAGGGGTGCCCACGAGAGGGAGGAGATGCAGAGAAGTGTTTGGACTCGATAAATAAATCGCAGCATACTCTTCGGCGCTGGCCATAAAGCGCCAGCAACGGGGTGGCAATTCCGAGCGTTTCAAGCAGCAAATGTTTAAGGGGATGCAGAAAGTATTCTCAAATTGGGCATCCTTAGCTGGCATTCCTTTTACCTACGAAGTGTCCCCTTCCAATCACTTGTTCCCCTTGCTTTGGTCTCATTTCAAAGTTCACATTTTCTGCATAATTTGCGAGATTTTGCTGCCAATGCAAATGGGTATCATTGTAGATTAAGTTGTCTTGACCATAAGTTAATTAACTGTGTAAATTGGTTATTAATCGCCGACAGACACCTCCCCCACAGAGCCCCTCCTCCGCACAGACAGCTGTCAATCAGTGTCAGTCATTAGATGTACAAATATTGTTGCATTAATGAATAGATTTCCATAGTTCTCCATCTCCATATCTGTGATTCTTATGGGTTTTCGACTAATTGAGTTGCCAATCAAGAATTCAGCGTTTGCTCTAATGGCACTGGCGTGTGTCCCACTGAAACACAATTAATTACCAAGATATTGCCCATTTGAATAGTACAtttactctctcgctctctctatacTTTAGGACATTCCACAGAACTCTCACAGCGAACAGAATCACTTGTTTTCGCACCTCGACAGACACAGAGGCGTCGgcctgggctttggctttggcttcggcattcggcattcgttggtttttgtttggtcaGCGATAAACTGGTTGGGTATTCAGATTTCAACATTTGGCGAGTCAATATggtttattaattatattaaattaactTTGCTTGTTCCCCGACTCGCATCGATTGTTGAGTACCTGTATCCCCCTAcataattcatttcattttgcgcTAAACGAAGCTCCCATCCcgcaatcaaatgcaattatgcaaaactcagctgccgctgccaatgACGGAAGTTATTCGATTGCAATCCGTGTGGGGTATTAATTGCACTTATCTAATCTCAATCGCAATTACAATAACAATTCGAATCCAGTGATCGGTGATCGGTGATCGGTGATCAATGTTGCGGGTGAGCCGTGACTTTGCACGTGGACTGGCGATCAATCTTGGTCGCTCGCTAATAACAGCAATTAGTGCCAAAAGAACACAAAGATATTGAGAAGGGAATACTAATTAGTGAAGCTCTTGGGGGGAAAGTCGAAGTAGGGGATGCCCTCTACCCAGTGCACAAGCTACAACCCATTAAAGATCCATCAATCAGCAGCACCCTCtagagtgtctgtctgtctgcctttctTCTCGCATTTCTTTGCCATAAATCCACCGGGAGGAGAAGCCCAAATCACGCGACAACTCTTAAGTGCCGCCTTATCGGGCATTATCGAAGtagcaatttgcatattaaagcCCCTAAATTTAGTCTAATAGGTTCTAAGTTTGCACTGGCACTGAACGGATATGTGTGTCAATAAAAATTGGGTAATTAATTGCACGCCTCCTGAAACGGATAGCCGCCGTTTGCCCAGCACCCAACAACAGATATGCCCGCGTGTGTGTACTTTTATATAGATCTTTTAACGATCGCATTAACATCAAACGCGCACATTTTATGGTCCGTTCTGTCAACCgaccgatcgatcgatcgatggatCGTGGCAACAACGAACTTTCGGCACACACTCTCTTCTGCACACGAAGAACCGATGTGGAATGgaacaaacagacacactGGCAGAGGGGGAAGGAAGATGCTCTCGGACACTCGTCGTCGGGTCTGCTCGCcctcaaattaatatttatatttattatcattattttgtgtaaaactTGTTCTTGGCCGTTTTGTTCTAAACGTGTTAGAAAGGCTTGGCTGCGGCGGCTATGGCTCGGACTTTGCGAAATGGCACTGGAGAATCGAgagaaatatatacaaaagCTAGCAGGCGGCATGGCACACTCTCTGGCTCCACCTCTCAGCCAGCAGTGCCAGTCccggtctctggtctctgatCTCTGCTCATTCGGACGGAAACATTCAATAAAGACGGCCACGCGCACTGCCACTCAGAAGATATAGAAAGATAGACCCATTCCCATCCAGAATGTCTGAGTTTGCACCTTCGTTAGCCTGCCGGTTCctgcttccgctgctgctgctgctgctgctgctgcagctggtcctGGCCAAGGAGTACAGCTGGTGCGATCCGACGCTCTGCGAGAAGGGtgtgcggcatgtggcatgccgGAACACAGGGGTAACTACAACAGAGGAAGAATAAAAGATTGAGCTTATCCTGATGGATACTTTTGTCGCTCTCCTAGCACTTTGCCAGACGCTGCCAGCCGGACTCCTTCCAGGTGGACATCAGTCGCCACACATCGGACTTCCTGCACGCGCACAACAAGCGGAGGAACTTCCTGGCGCTGGGACGAGTGCCCGGCTACTATCCAGCAGCACGCATGGCCACCATGGTAGGACAGATCCCGTTCCCCTGCAGCTCAGTGTCTCAGTCGAACTCTTTCGCAGGTGTGGGACGATGAGCTGCAGTACTTGTCGCAGCTGAACACCCGAACCTGTATCCTGGACCACGATGACTGCCACAGCACGTACCGCTACGCCAACTCTGGGCAGAATCTGTGCGCAGTGTGGCGCAACCGGAATCCACACGTGAACGTGACCAGCCTGGTGGAGGAGTGCGTCGGGCTGTGGTTCAACGAATGGGATCTGATAGACAACAGCTTCATCGACGCCTTCAAAGTGACGCCCATATTGTGAGTACTTGGAGGAGATGCCAGTTCGGAGCTCATGCGTGTCTCCCTCTCCAACCTTTAGCGAGGACTACGGACACTTTGTGGAGATGAGTGTGGACAAGAACTTCTCGCTGGGCTGCTCCATCATGCGCTTCACGCGGCCCGACTACCCCTCCGTGTACATCTACAACGTTGTCTGCAACTATGCCTCGCTGTACGCCCTGGGGGCGATCGTCTACGAGACGGGCTACCCAGCCTCGCGCTGCTCCACGGGCAAGAGTCCCTTCTATCCGGGACTGTGCTCCACGCGCGAGGAATACGATCCCAACTGGTGATCCTGTGATCCTCAGCTTCCCCTCTAGTTTTACCCCCAGGTCCAACTGCCAAGTATTGAGAAATCCGTAGCtttacaacacacacaaaaataaatgatcGCATCGTTCTGTGCCGTTCAACTTCAGCcactttgcataatttatttccaACAAAGTCATCGCCATCCAATCCCATCTTATTCCGTTCCATCCTGACTTTTGACTTGTGACTTCTGACCAGAGTCAGGCTCTGCTCGCGCTGTCATTGCGTaaccacacaaaacaaataaattattctcGTATAGGACACTACGCTGTAAGAGCAGCAAAACGATTCTACAAAGAAAGCGGCGGCCCACCCCGCTCTCCCCTTCTGCACCCATTCCGAGACTGGTTTGGCACACAAAACTTTCGTTTGTTATTGTCCAAACGCAGATCCATAAAGAGATGCTCGAAGAGTATGCAAATCTCTGCCTTAAGTTGATTTGTGTGCAGAACTTATTGATTTGTTCTTTGTGATTGGAAACCTGTCCCGCCGCCTGTCCCGAGCAGTCGCTAAATACCCGGCACATGCGtccaacaaagcaacaaaagatttTATTAGCTTCTCTCTGCGGAGCTCACCAATTGGGTCAATGTCAGTGGCGAAGCCCCAGAAGCCTAGACTCCCTCACAGAGTGCCACTGCAGAGTCACTGAACTGCTGCAGTGACGCCCACGCGGAGTCGATTTGCGATGAGTCTGAATGAATGGTGAATGAGAGTTCCCAGAAGCAGAATGCTTAATGTCTATGAGAATGTCCATTAAAAGTATCACCACTGCAATCAGTGGAAAACCTTTTCAACTTTCGTGTTTCTTTGAGCATCTTGAACTCCACCCAACTCCGGGTTTACGACTCCGTTTAATGGGTAGTTTTAGGCCTAGATTTGGCTGGAGCGAACCTTCCAGAGAAGCACTTCCCTTGGACAACTGGCAACCAAAAGGATCCTATCTAAGTAATCGCTAAGCAACCTGTCTAGACAGAACCCGAATGAGAACTAATCAGTTTCGACGCTCTCCACTTTTCGGCTGGCCTGAACTCCACTCAACCctggggctttggctttatgGTCGAGTTTTCCTAGAAGTCGTGCGCCGAGTGC from Drosophila subobscura isolate 14011-0131.10 chromosome E, UCBerk_Dsub_1.0, whole genome shotgun sequence includes the following:
- the LOC117891893 gene encoding antigen 5 like allergen Cul n 1, with translation MSEFAPSLACRFLLPLLLLLLLLQLVLAKEYSWCDPTLCEKGVRHVACRNTGHFARRCQPDSFQVDISRHTSDFLHAHNKRRNFLALGRVPGYYPAARMATMVWDDELQYLSQLNTRTCILDHDDCHSTYRYANSGQNLCAVWRNRNPHVNVTSLVEECVGLWFNEWDLIDNSFIDAFKVTPIFEDYGHFVEMSVDKNFSLGCSIMRFTRPDYPSVYIYNVVCNYASLYALGAIVYETGYPASRCSTGKSPFYPGLCSTREEYDPNW